A DNA window from Setaria viridis chromosome 2, Setaria_viridis_v4.0, whole genome shotgun sequence contains the following coding sequences:
- the LOC117842357 gene encoding transmembrane emp24 domain-containing protein p24beta2: MGVVVRRGLGSGVFLVLLWLVAFLRDAAAIRFVIDREECFSHNVDYEGDTVHVSFVVIKADTPWHYTQDGVDLVVKDPRGDQIHDSRDKTSDKFEFVVHKRGVHRFCFTNKSPYHESVDFDVHIGHFSYFDQHAKDEHFGPLFEQIAKLDEVLYNIQFEQHWLEAQTDRQAILNENMSRRAVHKALFESAGLVAASVVQVYLMRRLFERKLGSSRV; encoded by the exons ATGGGGGTCGTCGTCAGGAGGGGTCTCGGATCGGGGGTGTTCCTGGTCCTCCTGTGGCTCGTGGCTTTCTTGCGCGATGCCGCGGCCATCCGCTTCGTGATCGACAGGGAGGAGTGCTTCTCCCACAACGTCGACTACGAAGGGGATACCGTCCATGTATCCTTCGTTGTCATCAAGGCGGACACGCCGTGGCATTACACCCAGGACGGCGTGGATCTTGTG GTTAAAGATCCTAGGGGTGATCAAATCCATGATTCTCGTGACAAGACTAGCGATAAGTTCGAATTCGTAGTTCACAAGCGAGGTGTCCATCGCTTCTGCTTCACTAACAAGTCACCATACCATGAAAGTGTTGACTTTGATGTGCACATCGGCCATTTTTCATATTTTGACCAGCATGCTAAAGATG AGCACTTTGGCCCTTTGTTTGAACAAATTGCGAAGTTGGATGAGGTCCTCTACAACATTCAGTTCGAACAGCACTGGTTAGAGGCCCAAACTGACCGCCAAGCAATAT TAAACGAGAACATGAGCAGGAGGGCAGTTCACAAGGCACTCTTTGAATCAGCTGGCCTAGTTGCAGCCAGCGTTGTGCAGGTCTACCTCATGCGCCGCCTCTTCGAGCGCAAGCTGGGGAGTTCTAGGGTCTAA
- the LOC117842356 gene encoding large ribosomal subunit protein eL8y isoform X2 gives MAPKRGGKAPVPAKKKTVVTNPLFEKRPKQFGIGGALPPKKDLHRFVKWPKVVRIQRQRRILKQRLKVPPALNQFTRTLDKNLATNLFKMLLKYRPEDKAAKKERLLKRAQAEAEGKTVEAKKPIVVKYGLNHVTYLIEQNKAQLVVIAHDVDPIELVVWLPALCRKMEVPYCIVKGKARLGSIVHKKTASVLCLTTVKNEDKLEFSKILEAIKANFNDKFDEVRKKWGGGIMGSKSQAKTKAREKLLAKEAAQRMT, from the exons ATG GCCCCGAAGCGAGGTGGTAAGGCGCCGGTACCGGCCAAGAAGAAAACA GTGGTAACGAACCCTCTGTTCGAGAAGAGGCCGAAGCAGTTCGGTATTGGCGGTGCGCTTCCGCCCAAGAAGGACCTGCACCGGTTCGTCAAGTGGCCCAAGGTTGTGCGCAtccagcgccagcgccgcaTCCTCAAGCAGCGCCTCAAGGTGCCGCCGGCGCTCAACCAGTTCACCCGGACTCTCGACAAGAACCTCG CTACCAACCTGTTTAAGATGCTTCTCAAGTACCGCCCTGAGGACAAGGCTGCCAAGAAGGAGAGGCTTTTGAAGAGGGCTCAGGCTGAGGCTGAAGGGAAAACCGTTGAGGCCAAGAAACCAATTGTTGTGAAATATGGCCTTAACCATGTGACCTACCTCATTGAACAG aaCAAGGCCCAGCTTGTTGTCATCGCTCATGATGTGGATCCTATTGAGCTGGTCGTGTGGCTTCCAGCCCTGTGCAGGAAGATGGAGGTCCCTTACTGCATTGTTAAAGGAAAGGCTCGCCTTGGATCG ATTGTTCACAAGAAGACTGCATCTGTCCTGTGCCTGACCACTGTCAAGAATGAGGACAAGCTTGAGTTCAGCAAGATCTTGGAGGCTATTAAG GCGAACTTCAACGACAAGTTCGACGAGGTCAGGAAGAAGTGGGGAGGTGGCATCATGGGCTCCAAGTCGCAAGCGAAGACCAAGGCCAGGGAAAAGCTGCTCGCCAAGGAGGCTGCACAGCGGATGACCTAG
- the LOC117842356 gene encoding large ribosomal subunit protein eL8y isoform X1, which translates to MAPKRGGKAPVPAKKKTVVTNPLFEKRPKQFGIGGALPPKKDLHRFVKWPKVVRIQRQRRILKQRLKVPPALNQFTRTLDKNLATNLFKMLLKYRPEDKAAKKERLLKRAQAEAEGKTVEAKKPIVVKYGLNHVTYLIEQVRYILFHLTTCNQGNNYIATSIDDVFFFLQNKAQLVVIAHDVDPIELVVWLPALCRKMEVPYCIVKGKARLGSIVHKKTASVLCLTTVKNEDKLEFSKILEAIKANFNDKFDEVRKKWGGGIMGSKSQAKTKAREKLLAKEAAQRMT; encoded by the exons ATG GCCCCGAAGCGAGGTGGTAAGGCGCCGGTACCGGCCAAGAAGAAAACA GTGGTAACGAACCCTCTGTTCGAGAAGAGGCCGAAGCAGTTCGGTATTGGCGGTGCGCTTCCGCCCAAGAAGGACCTGCACCGGTTCGTCAAGTGGCCCAAGGTTGTGCGCAtccagcgccagcgccgcaTCCTCAAGCAGCGCCTCAAGGTGCCGCCGGCGCTCAACCAGTTCACCCGGACTCTCGACAAGAACCTCG CTACCAACCTGTTTAAGATGCTTCTCAAGTACCGCCCTGAGGACAAGGCTGCCAAGAAGGAGAGGCTTTTGAAGAGGGCTCAGGCTGAGGCTGAAGGGAAAACCGTTGAGGCCAAGAAACCAATTGTTGTGAAATATGGCCTTAACCATGTGACCTACCTCATTGAACAGGTAAGATATATTCTGTTTCACTTAACTACTTGCAACCAAGGGAACAATTACATAGCAACAAGCATtgatgatgtttttttttttctccagaaCAAGGCCCAGCTTGTTGTCATCGCTCATGATGTGGATCCTATTGAGCTGGTCGTGTGGCTTCCAGCCCTGTGCAGGAAGATGGAGGTCCCTTACTGCATTGTTAAAGGAAAGGCTCGCCTTGGATCG ATTGTTCACAAGAAGACTGCATCTGTCCTGTGCCTGACCACTGTCAAGAATGAGGACAAGCTTGAGTTCAGCAAGATCTTGGAGGCTATTAAG GCGAACTTCAACGACAAGTTCGACGAGGTCAGGAAGAAGTGGGGAGGTGGCATCATGGGCTCCAAGTCGCAAGCGAAGACCAAGGCCAGGGAAAAGCTGCTCGCCAAGGAGGCTGCACAGCGGATGACCTAG